In one window of Musa acuminata AAA Group cultivar baxijiao chromosome BXJ3-2, Cavendish_Baxijiao_AAA, whole genome shotgun sequence DNA:
- the LOC104000952 gene encoding heavy metal-associated isoprenylated plant protein 6, protein MVPELEKARVLEFRVRMDCNGCVQRIKRAMHGIDGVYNVNIDLASQKLTVVGTADPDKIIKAIKKTRKIAIICSHTENNGPEQPPPPTEAAPSSDPPASDAANQPPAEPAKDDAPSQDNAVVQVEKPSPEAKDALPVPLKDVGEIPMVVHHYPHDCIQKGQWNYYYPQRHGAIPCHPPYYVIQSYNNYRSSPYPS, encoded by the exons ATGGTTCCCGAGCTAGAG AAAGCTCGAGTCCTGGAGTTTCGGGTCCGAATGGACTGCAATGGCTGCGTACAGAGGATCAAGAGGGCAATGCATGGTATTGATG GTGTATACAATGTCAACATAGATTTAGCTTCTCAGAAACTGACAGTGGTGGGCACAGCTGATCCAGATAAGATCATTAAAGCCATCAAGAAGACGAGAAAGATCGCTATCATTTGTTCCCACACTGAAAATAATGGCCCGGAGCAGCCACCACCGCCAACAGAAGCAGCACCAAGCAGCGACCCACCTGCGTCAGATGCTGCCAACCAGCCTCCGGCTGAGCCGGCCAAAGATGATGCCCCATCCCAAGATAATGCCGTCGTTCAAGTAGAGAAGCCATCTCCTGAAGCCAAAGACGCATTGCCTGTGCCTCTTAAAGACGTCGGCGAGATCCCCATGGTGGTGCATCACTACCCACACGATTGCATCCAAAAAGGACAATGGAACTACTACTATCCTCAAAGACATGGCGCCATCCCGTGCCATCCGCCTTACTATGTCATCCAAAGCTACAACAACTACAGATCATCCCCTTATCCATCATAA